One window of the Burkholderia sp. FERM BP-3421 genome contains the following:
- a CDS encoding ABC transporter permease — protein sequence MDGWGWVSDLGMDPDGWGVALLRGAGVTLQISVGAFIVGIVLGLLGAAAKLSGVRALERIAQGYTTLCRAVPELLLILLLYYAGTDAINLALTALGGGSVSVNGFAAAVIVLGIVQGAYAAEIIRGAILAIPCGQIEAGRAFGAPPALVFRRVTLPAMAPYALAGFANLWLILVKDSALVSVVGYNELLYTAKQAAGSTREYLHYYLVVAAVYFVITSLSGVLFREIERRFGRWMPAS from the coding sequence ATGGACGGTTGGGGATGGGTGAGCGATCTCGGCATGGACCCGGACGGCTGGGGCGTCGCGCTGTTGCGGGGCGCAGGCGTGACGCTGCAGATTTCAGTCGGCGCATTCATCGTCGGCATCGTGCTCGGGCTGCTGGGCGCGGCGGCGAAGCTGTCCGGCGTGCGCGCGCTCGAACGGATTGCGCAGGGCTACACGACGCTGTGCCGCGCGGTGCCCGAGCTGCTGCTGATCCTGCTGCTCTATTACGCGGGGACCGACGCGATCAATCTCGCGCTGACGGCGCTCGGCGGCGGCTCCGTCTCGGTCAACGGCTTCGCGGCCGCCGTGATCGTGCTGGGCATCGTGCAGGGCGCGTATGCGGCGGAGATCATCCGCGGCGCGATCCTCGCGATCCCGTGCGGCCAGATCGAGGCCGGCCGCGCGTTCGGCGCGCCGCCGGCCCTCGTGTTCCGGCGCGTGACGCTGCCGGCGATGGCGCCGTACGCGCTCGCGGGCTTCGCGAACCTGTGGCTGATCCTCGTGAAGGACAGCGCGCTGGTCAGCGTGGTCGGCTACAACGAGCTGCTTTACACAGCGAAGCAGGCGGCCGGATCGACGCGCGAGTATCTGCACTACTACCTGGTGGTCGCGGCCGTGTACTTCGTGATCACATCGCTGTCCGGCGTGCTGTTTCGCGAAATCGAGCGCCGCTTCGGCCGCTGGATGCCCGCGTCCTGA
- a CDS encoding transporter substrate-binding domain-containing protein encodes MKRVVRSLLCLAGFALATLTPLGSAHAASGVLRFGVAAEPYPPFLMKSPTGQWSGFEADLIRALCDQMKAKCEIKEVAWDGIIPALLSDKIDVIFNSMSITPEREKVIAFSRPYYETPGTFVAQKGTKLTLTPDGLKGKVIGVQGSTANAEFIKQAYGNAAAVRLYNTQDDCNADLVAGRIDATYLDQLGILDFLKTKDGSAFELKGPGSVKMDPAIFGSGVGAGLRKADAPLKRQMDQALDQLHASGKYAQISKKYFPIDLWPH; translated from the coding sequence ATGAAACGTGTCGTCCGCAGTTTGCTGTGCCTCGCCGGTTTCGCCCTCGCGACATTGACCCCGCTCGGTTCCGCCCACGCGGCATCCGGCGTGTTGCGCTTCGGCGTCGCCGCCGAACCTTATCCGCCGTTCCTGATGAAAAGCCCGACCGGTCAGTGGAGCGGCTTCGAGGCCGACCTGATCCGCGCGTTGTGCGACCAGATGAAGGCCAAATGCGAGATCAAGGAGGTGGCGTGGGACGGCATCATCCCGGCGCTGCTCAGCGACAAGATCGATGTGATCTTCAACTCGATGTCGATCACGCCCGAGCGCGAGAAGGTGATTGCGTTCTCGCGGCCGTATTACGAGACGCCGGGCACCTTCGTCGCGCAGAAGGGCACGAAGCTCACGCTGACGCCCGACGGCCTGAAAGGCAAGGTGATCGGCGTGCAGGGCTCGACCGCGAACGCCGAATTCATCAAGCAGGCGTACGGCAATGCCGCGGCGGTGCGGCTCTACAACACGCAGGACGACTGCAACGCGGATCTCGTGGCGGGCCGGATCGACGCGACGTATCTCGACCAGCTCGGCATCCTCGATTTCCTCAAGACGAAGGACGGCTCGGCGTTCGAGCTGAAGGGCCCCGGCAGCGTGAAGATGGATCCCGCGATCTTCGGCAGCGGCGTGGGCGCGGGCCTGCGCAAGGCCGATGCGCCGCTCAAGCGGCAGATGGATCAGGCGCTCGACCAGTTGCATGCGTCGGGGAAGTACGCGCAGATCTCGAAGAAGTACTTCCCGATCGATCTCTGGCCGCACTGA
- a CDS encoding pyridoxal phosphate-dependent aminotransferase, which yields MNYSERVDRLQGRRTTAWDIHYAAQKALAAGEPAIVLSVGDPDFPTPDVIVERAVAALRGGDTHYSEVRGRAELRAAIAREHAKAAGQTVGPEQVIVTAGAQNALFAMSMCLCEAGDEVIVPEPMYLTYEASVRASGATLVPVPVDASAGFRLDGDALEAAVTPRTKAIFFATPCNPTGVVMTRDDLQRIARIACEHDLWVVSDEVYGELTFEREMISIASLPGMAARTVTIGSLSKSHAMPGWRVGWAIGPTELIDHAERLALCMLYGLPGFIQQAAITALDNKAAIVADMRACYRRRRDLVCGRLGDVPGLRCLVPEAGMFAMVDVRGTGLDAHAFTWQLFRAKQVALLDASAFGEAASGFVRFGFVVDEAQLADACDRVAAFVASLDVRARR from the coding sequence ATGAACTATTCGGAGCGGGTCGACCGCCTGCAGGGCAGGCGCACGACGGCCTGGGACATCCACTACGCGGCGCAGAAGGCGCTGGCGGCCGGCGAGCCGGCGATCGTGCTGAGCGTCGGCGACCCGGATTTCCCGACGCCCGACGTGATCGTCGAGCGCGCGGTGGCCGCGCTGCGCGGCGGCGATACGCACTACAGCGAAGTGCGCGGCCGCGCCGAACTGCGCGCGGCGATCGCGCGCGAGCACGCGAAGGCGGCGGGCCAGACGGTCGGCCCGGAGCAGGTGATCGTGACGGCCGGCGCGCAGAACGCGCTGTTCGCCATGTCGATGTGCCTGTGCGAGGCCGGCGACGAGGTGATCGTGCCCGAGCCGATGTATCTGACCTACGAGGCGAGCGTGCGCGCATCGGGCGCGACGCTCGTGCCGGTGCCGGTCGACGCGTCGGCCGGCTTCAGGCTCGACGGTGATGCGCTGGAAGCCGCCGTGACGCCGCGCACGAAGGCGATTTTCTTCGCGACGCCGTGCAATCCGACCGGCGTCGTGATGACGCGCGACGACCTGCAGCGGATCGCGCGCATCGCGTGCGAGCACGATCTATGGGTCGTCTCGGACGAAGTGTACGGCGAGCTGACGTTCGAGCGCGAGATGATCAGCATCGCATCGCTGCCCGGCATGGCCGCGCGCACGGTGACGATCGGCAGCCTGTCGAAGTCGCATGCGATGCCGGGCTGGCGGGTCGGCTGGGCGATCGGGCCGACCGAACTGATCGATCACGCGGAGCGGCTCGCGTTGTGCATGCTGTACGGGCTGCCGGGCTTCATCCAGCAGGCGGCGATCACGGCGCTCGACAACAAGGCCGCGATCGTCGCGGACATGCGGGCGTGCTATCGCCGCCGCCGCGACCTCGTATGCGGCCGCCTGGGCGATGTGCCCGGCCTGCGCTGCCTGGTGCCGGAGGCGGGGATGTTCGCGATGGTCGACGTGCGCGGCACGGGGCTCGACGCGCACGCGTTCACGTGGCAGTTGTTCCGCGCGAAGCAGGTCGCGCTGCTCGACGCGAGCGCGTTCGGCGAAGCGGCCTCGGGCTTCGTCCGGTTCGGTTTCGTCGTCGACGAGGCGCAATTGGCCGACGCGTGCGATCGCGTCGCGGCATTCGTCGCGAGCCTCGACGTCCGCGCGCGGCGCTGA
- a CDS encoding HPP family protein, with translation MSRSPFAPHRLPPWLRGFAPTPVTLSGRERLRSCVGAFAGIACVGLLMRWLPGIPSSVPLLVAPMGASAVLLFAVPASPLAQPWSIIGGNLVAALVGVACARWIGDPVAAAALAVAVAIGAMFALRCVHPPSGAVALTAVLGGPAVHALGFRFVLEPIALQSAVLLCAALLYHALTGHRYPHAAAASRPAPAGAAFTRADLHAVLQRRTEWIDAAPDDLEALLRDVELQAYARTFSQLSCADIMSRPALGIAADTSAAAALKLLNRHRIKALPVLDAARRVIGIVTRADLSRSAAFGASGTPPGRPRADKRAAPAARDVMSRPVRTMPLTTPIAELVPLFADQGHHHIPIVDTEQRLAGIVTPADLITGLYRQAQLRPAA, from the coding sequence TTGTCTCGCTCCCCGTTCGCTCCGCATCGCCTCCCACCCTGGCTCCGCGGCTTCGCGCCGACACCGGTCACCCTCAGCGGGCGCGAACGCCTGCGCTCGTGTGTCGGCGCGTTCGCCGGCATCGCCTGTGTCGGCCTCCTGATGCGCTGGCTGCCCGGCATCCCGAGCAGCGTGCCCCTGCTCGTCGCCCCGATGGGCGCCTCCGCGGTGCTGCTGTTCGCCGTTCCCGCCAGCCCGCTCGCGCAACCCTGGTCGATCATCGGCGGCAACCTGGTCGCGGCGCTGGTGGGCGTCGCTTGCGCGCGCTGGATCGGCGATCCTGTCGCGGCGGCGGCGCTTGCGGTCGCCGTCGCGATCGGCGCGATGTTCGCATTGCGCTGCGTGCATCCGCCGTCCGGCGCGGTCGCGCTGACCGCCGTCCTGGGCGGCCCCGCGGTGCACGCGCTCGGCTTTCGCTTCGTGCTCGAACCGATCGCGTTGCAGTCGGCCGTGCTGCTGTGCGCGGCGCTCCTCTATCACGCGCTCACCGGCCATCGCTATCCTCATGCTGCGGCGGCATCCCGCCCCGCCCCGGCAGGCGCCGCGTTCACCCGGGCCGACCTCCATGCGGTCCTGCAACGCCGCACCGAGTGGATCGACGCCGCCCCAGACGATTTGGAGGCGCTGCTGCGGGACGTCGAACTGCAGGCGTATGCCCGCACGTTCAGCCAACTGTCGTGCGCCGACATCATGTCGCGCCCCGCGCTCGGCATCGCCGCCGACACGTCCGCGGCCGCCGCGCTGAAGCTGTTGAACCGGCATCGCATCAAGGCGCTGCCGGTGCTCGATGCCGCTCGCCGGGTAATCGGGATCGTGACGCGCGCCGATCTGTCGAGGTCCGCTGCGTTCGGCGCATCCGGCACGCCGCCGGGTCGGCCCCGCGCGGACAAACGGGCCGCGCCGGCCGCTCGCGACGTCATGAGCCGTCCCGTGCGAACCATGCCGCTCACCACGCCGATCGCCGAACTCGTGCCGCTGTTCGCGGATCAGGGCCACCATCACATTCCGATCGTGGACACCGAGCAGCGCCTCGCGGGCATCGTGACCCCGGCCGATCTGATTACCGGCCTGTACCGCCAGGCGCAGCTCAGGCCCGCCGCCTGA
- a CDS encoding succinylglutamate desuccinylase/aspartoacylase domain-containing protein has product MVETLTWQVPGDAGQPLAIRAWRLRGGDGPRVHLQAGVHADEIAGMLVLHRLLPQLRAAHDRGVLRGTVTVVPQANPLGLAQFRQGRLLGRFHDATHRNFNRHFHESAASRRPATTFAAWQRVLLGAACDADIVLDLHTDSEALPYVYLHRSLWPAGRDLAASLGAEIAILWDRDDDGAFEGAVAAHWAREGGMRDRLVATVELRGQSDVSDALAERDADGLLAFLRGRGVIAGLSDAGDWRGEAVPIAHMETVLAPASGVLVHERALGATVDAGERIARIVAHPGVPGSEHVLIAPQAGRIVTRSRERLVAQGDVVAKLTGARVSAGWSGGVLDP; this is encoded by the coding sequence ATGGTCGAAACGTTGACGTGGCAGGTGCCAGGCGATGCGGGGCAGCCGCTCGCGATCCGCGCATGGCGCCTGAGGGGCGGCGACGGGCCGCGCGTGCATTTGCAGGCCGGCGTGCATGCGGATGAGATCGCGGGGATGCTCGTGCTGCACCGGCTGCTGCCGCAGCTGAGGGCGGCGCACGATCGCGGCGTGCTGCGCGGTACGGTGACGGTGGTGCCGCAGGCCAACCCGCTCGGGCTCGCGCAGTTCCGGCAGGGGCGCCTGCTCGGCCGCTTCCACGACGCGACGCATCGCAACTTCAACCGGCATTTCCACGAATCGGCCGCGTCGCGGCGGCCGGCAACGACATTCGCCGCGTGGCAGCGCGTGCTGCTCGGCGCGGCGTGCGACGCAGACATCGTGCTCGACCTCCATACCGATTCGGAAGCGTTGCCCTACGTCTACCTGCATCGCAGCCTGTGGCCGGCCGGCCGCGATCTCGCGGCGTCGCTCGGGGCTGAGATCGCGATCCTGTGGGACCGGGACGACGACGGCGCGTTCGAAGGAGCGGTCGCCGCGCACTGGGCGCGCGAGGGCGGGATGCGCGACCGGCTCGTCGCCACGGTCGAACTGCGCGGCCAGTCCGACGTGTCCGACGCGCTCGCGGAGCGCGATGCCGACGGCCTTCTGGCGTTCCTGCGCGGGCGCGGCGTGATCGCCGGGCTGTCCGACGCCGGCGACTGGCGGGGCGAGGCAGTGCCGATCGCGCACATGGAGACCGTGCTCGCGCCCGCCTCGGGCGTGCTCGTCCATGAACGCGCGCTGGGCGCGACAGTCGATGCCGGCGAGCGCATCGCGCGCATCGTCGCGCATCCGGGCGTGCCCGGCAGCGAGCACGTGCTGATCGCGCCTCAGGCAGGGCGCATCGTCACGCGTAGCCGGGAACGGCTGGTCGCGCAGGGCGACGTCGTGGCGAAGCTGACGGGCGCACGCGTGTCGGCAGGGTGGTCGGGCGGTGTGCTGGATCCCTGA
- a CDS encoding LLM class flavin-dependent oxidoreductase, whose product MKFSLIYEAQTTDASREGDHRVFKETVEQALLAEQVGFDTIWCVEHTSLTHYAHMSAPETFLAYLAGRTTRIGLGHGVVCLPPAMNHPIKVAERVAMLDILSGGRVHFGVGKGGSQQEAGAFGYALDQLQPMIDESMYLVPKMFVQDEIEHDGAYIKIPKRPIHPKPFQDPHPPMYLACTNTDTLRRAGQRGMGALVLGFGGPDEVAKKNAVYREAWASRRPEDQVGFRPTRHLAALCPTIVLTDGQQARKIGIRGQRYFMESLAYWYTGGERPDPATWGDDLVRADTGEMVIRSRFASEEVVVNFADPALALMNPNHAYGTVDDCIGYVGRLQEAGVDEVLFLCQMGTVPHEAQMETIRNIGAHVIPFFAGKEQRAYA is encoded by the coding sequence ATGAAGTTTTCCCTCATCTACGAAGCCCAGACGACCGACGCCTCGCGCGAAGGCGACCATCGTGTATTCAAGGAGACGGTCGAACAGGCGCTGCTCGCCGAGCAGGTCGGCTTCGACACGATCTGGTGCGTCGAGCACACGTCGTTGACCCACTATGCGCACATGAGCGCGCCGGAAACCTTCCTCGCGTACCTGGCCGGGCGGACGACGCGCATCGGTCTCGGTCACGGCGTCGTGTGTCTGCCGCCCGCGATGAATCATCCGATCAAGGTGGCCGAGCGGGTCGCGATGCTCGACATCCTGTCGGGCGGCCGCGTGCATTTCGGCGTCGGCAAGGGCGGCAGCCAGCAGGAGGCCGGCGCGTTCGGCTACGCGCTGGATCAACTGCAGCCGATGATCGACGAATCGATGTACCTCGTGCCGAAGATGTTCGTGCAGGACGAGATCGAACACGACGGCGCGTACATCAAGATCCCGAAGCGCCCGATCCACCCGAAGCCGTTCCAGGATCCGCATCCGCCGATGTATCTCGCCTGCACCAACACGGACACGCTGCGGCGCGCGGGCCAGCGCGGCATGGGCGCGCTCGTGCTCGGCTTCGGCGGCCCCGACGAGGTCGCGAAGAAGAACGCGGTCTATCGCGAAGCGTGGGCGAGCCGCCGCCCGGAAGATCAGGTCGGCTTCCGCCCGACCCGGCACCTCGCCGCGCTGTGCCCGACCATCGTGCTCACGGACGGCCAGCAGGCGCGCAAGATCGGCATTCGCGGCCAGCGCTATTTCATGGAGTCGCTCGCGTACTGGTACACGGGCGGCGAGCGCCCCGATCCGGCGACCTGGGGTGACGACCTGGTGCGGGCCGACACGGGCGAGATGGTGATCCGCTCGCGCTTCGCATCGGAGGAGGTGGTGGTGAACTTCGCCGATCCCGCGCTCGCGTTGATGAACCCGAATCACGCCTACGGCACGGTGGACGACTGCATCGGCTACGTCGGCCGCCTCCAGGAAGCCGGCGTCGACGAGGTGCTGTTCCTGTGCCAGATGGGCACGGTGCCGCACGAAGCGCAGATGGAGACGATCCGCAATATCGGCGCGCACGTGATTCCGTTCTTCGCCGGCAAGGAACAGCGCGCGTACGCGTGA
- a CDS encoding acyl-CoA dehydrogenase family protein — translation MHRDNDSNALTAVLTARADVLAPVLAGRAAQAEAQGRLSAETIADLQAAGFFKVLQPKRYGGHELDPQVFFDIQMRLARGCMSTAWVYGVVGVHNWQLALFDPRAQQEVWGDAPATLIASTYMPVGRVTPVDGGFRLSGHWKFSSGSEWCEWVFLGALTPSEKEGGPPEYRTFLLPKADYRIERNWDVLGLRATGSHDIVVEDVFVPAYRTHKAIDGMMATSPGLAVNDAPLYRLPFAQIFVRAVGTSCIGALQGALDAFVADAATRVSANSGAKTADDPGAQHACANAAVAIDEMQVLLQRNFAELMASVSGGPAVSIERRVHFRYQAAQVAERCAQAANALLRYAGGNGIYHRHPLARRFLDLHAARAHYANNVDRFGQNLGAVTLGRENVDFFI, via the coding sequence GTGCATCGCGACAACGATTCGAACGCGCTGACCGCCGTGCTGACCGCGCGCGCCGATGTGCTCGCGCCAGTGCTGGCCGGCCGCGCCGCGCAGGCCGAAGCACAGGGGCGCTTATCCGCCGAGACGATCGCCGACCTGCAGGCCGCCGGCTTCTTCAAGGTGCTGCAACCGAAGCGCTACGGCGGCCATGAACTCGATCCGCAGGTCTTCTTCGACATCCAGATGCGGCTCGCGCGCGGCTGCATGTCGACGGCGTGGGTGTACGGCGTCGTCGGCGTGCACAACTGGCAGCTCGCGCTGTTCGATCCGCGCGCGCAACAGGAGGTCTGGGGCGACGCTCCGGCCACGCTGATCGCGTCGACCTACATGCCGGTCGGCCGCGTGACGCCCGTTGACGGCGGGTTCAGGCTGTCCGGCCACTGGAAGTTCTCGAGCGGCAGCGAGTGGTGCGAATGGGTGTTTCTCGGCGCGCTGACGCCGTCCGAGAAGGAGGGCGGGCCGCCCGAATACCGGACCTTCCTGCTGCCGAAGGCCGACTACCGGATCGAGCGGAACTGGGACGTGCTCGGCTTGCGCGCGACGGGCAGCCACGACATCGTGGTCGAGGATGTATTCGTGCCGGCCTACCGCACGCACAAGGCGATCGACGGGATGATGGCGACGAGCCCGGGCCTCGCCGTCAACGACGCGCCGCTTTACCGGCTGCCGTTCGCGCAGATTTTCGTGCGGGCGGTGGGCACGTCGTGCATCGGCGCGTTGCAGGGGGCGCTCGACGCGTTCGTCGCCGATGCGGCGACGCGCGTCTCGGCGAACAGCGGCGCGAAGACGGCCGACGATCCGGGCGCGCAGCATGCGTGCGCGAATGCCGCCGTCGCGATCGACGAGATGCAGGTGCTGTTGCAGCGCAACTTCGCCGAGCTGATGGCGTCGGTCAGCGGCGGTCCGGCGGTCTCGATCGAACGTCGCGTGCATTTTCGCTATCAGGCCGCGCAGGTCGCCGAGCGCTGCGCGCAGGCCGCCAACGCGCTGCTGCGCTATGCAGGCGGCAACGGCATCTATCACCGTCATCCGCTGGCGCGCCGCTTCCTCGACCTGCACGCGGCCCGCGCGCACTACGCGAACAACGTCGACCGCTTCGGCCAGAATCTCGGCGCGGTGACGCTCGGCCGCGAGAACGTGGATTTCTTCATCTGA
- a CDS encoding ABC transporter permease, producing MDLSVVSSYASLLLLGVLTTVELLVISAVFGFGLAIAVAFARLSPNPVVARLSKGFTELIRGTPLLVQIYLIYYGLGSLFAGWPALRDSVLWPFLRDGFWYVAAALVISVGAYVGEVLRAGLRGVPKGEIEAARAMGMRPSMIARRVWLPRAIQILLPTLAGETVMLLKSTALASTVAVMDVLGAANYIRAQTLRTYEPLLTIAVIYVALAFVIERAFGRLERRVPARMPR from the coding sequence ATGGATCTGAGCGTAGTGTCATCGTATGCGTCGCTGCTGTTGCTCGGCGTGCTGACCACCGTCGAGCTGCTCGTCATCTCGGCCGTGTTCGGCTTCGGGCTCGCGATTGCGGTCGCGTTCGCGCGGCTGTCGCCGAATCCCGTCGTCGCGCGGCTCAGCAAGGGCTTCACCGAGCTGATTCGCGGGACGCCGCTGCTCGTGCAGATCTACCTGATCTACTACGGGCTCGGTTCGTTGTTCGCGGGCTGGCCCGCGCTGCGCGACAGCGTGCTGTGGCCGTTCCTGCGGGACGGCTTCTGGTATGTCGCGGCCGCGCTCGTGATCAGCGTCGGCGCGTATGTCGGCGAAGTGCTGCGCGCGGGTTTGCGCGGCGTGCCGAAGGGCGAGATCGAGGCCGCGCGCGCGATGGGGATGCGGCCATCGATGATCGCGCGGCGCGTGTGGCTGCCGCGCGCGATCCAGATCCTGCTGCCGACGCTGGCCGGCGAGACCGTGATGCTGCTGAAATCGACGGCGCTCGCGTCGACCGTCGCGGTGATGGACGTACTCGGCGCCGCGAACTACATCCGCGCGCAAACCTTGCGGACCTACGAGCCGCTGCTCACGATCGCGGTGATCTACGTGGCGCTCGCATTCGTGATCGAGCGTGCGTTCGGGCGGCTCGAGCGGCGCGTGCCCGCGCGCATGCCGCGCTGA
- a CDS encoding LysR family transcriptional regulator has product MDMLENMRLFVRVVEAGSFTAVAKEIDATTAQVSRAVSNLEAHVQTRLLHRTTRHLGLTESGQRYFERAKSILAEIDYANAEARNALLRPSGKLRIHAMTGLGQSHVVSAIVRYQEDNPDVSVELTLAQRMPNLIEEGYDVSIVSASQLPDSGYVAQTCGTSCSVLVASREYLARHGTPTSPEDLPKHVCLRLDTPASPGGEWRLERSDGEEMLYELPNGPFQVNVPDALAVAVRAGRGIGSIALYSAIDDIRAGRLIRVLPNYRLHTLSVYAVYATRRYLDAKIRTFLDHLRTTLTPALETDLRELERLK; this is encoded by the coding sequence ATGGACATGCTCGAAAACATGCGCCTGTTCGTGCGCGTCGTCGAAGCCGGCAGTTTCACCGCGGTGGCGAAGGAGATCGATGCGACCACCGCCCAGGTGTCGCGCGCGGTCTCGAACCTCGAAGCGCATGTGCAGACCCGCCTGCTGCATCGGACCACGCGCCACCTCGGCTTGACCGAGAGCGGCCAGCGCTACTTCGAGCGGGCCAAGTCGATCCTGGCCGAGATCGACTACGCGAATGCCGAGGCGCGCAACGCGCTGCTGCGGCCGAGCGGGAAGCTGCGCATCCATGCGATGACGGGGCTCGGGCAAAGCCACGTGGTGTCGGCGATCGTGCGCTACCAGGAAGACAATCCCGATGTCTCGGTCGAGCTGACGCTCGCGCAGCGGATGCCGAACCTGATCGAGGAGGGCTACGACGTCTCGATCGTGTCGGCGTCGCAGCTGCCCGACTCCGGCTACGTCGCGCAGACCTGCGGCACCAGCTGCAGCGTGCTGGTCGCCTCGCGCGAGTATCTGGCGCGCCACGGCACGCCGACCTCGCCCGAGGATCTGCCGAAGCACGTGTGCCTGCGTCTCGATACGCCGGCTTCGCCGGGCGGCGAATGGCGGCTCGAACGCAGCGACGGCGAGGAAATGCTGTACGAGCTGCCGAACGGGCCGTTCCAGGTGAACGTGCCGGACGCGCTGGCCGTCGCGGTGCGCGCCGGGCGCGGCATCGGTTCGATCGCGTTGTACAGCGCGATCGACGACATTCGCGCGGGTCGCCTGATCCGCGTGCTGCCCAACTACCGGCTGCATACGCTGAGCGTCTACGCGGTGTACGCGACGCGCCGTTATCTGGATGCGAAGATCCGGACGTTCCTCGATCACCTGCGTACGACCTTGACGCCCGCGCTCGAGACCGACCTGCGCGAACTCGAGCGGCTCAAGTAG
- a CDS encoding VOC family protein, which produces MRISMLLYPVDDIDTALPLFVDGLGLSVRLRDGGRYCALDGGPLTIALVAGAERIVERAALVLRVDDGDDLGLAVARIVEAGASVRVPVQAGPHETRAVLEDRNGALLVIAQKRSA; this is translated from the coding sequence ATGAGGATTTCGATGCTGCTGTACCCGGTCGACGACATCGACACGGCGCTTCCCCTGTTCGTCGACGGGCTGGGCCTGAGCGTGAGGCTTCGCGACGGCGGCCGCTATTGCGCGCTCGACGGCGGCCCGCTCACGATCGCGCTGGTGGCCGGCGCGGAGCGCATCGTCGAGCGCGCGGCCCTGGTGCTGCGCGTCGACGACGGAGACGATCTCGGGCTGGCCGTCGCGCGGATCGTCGAGGCCGGCGCATCGGTGCGCGTGCCCGTGCAGGCAGGGCCGCACGAAACCCGTGCGGTGCTGGAGGATCGCAATGGCGCGCTGCTCGTGATTGCGCAGAAACGCAGCGCTTGA